One Methylobacterium sp. 77 DNA window includes the following coding sequences:
- the dprA gene encoding DNA-processing protein DprA: protein MQLNPAQRLDWLRLIRTDGVGPRTFRTLINRFGGAGPALEALPGITGRGARRVVPITRAQAEAEMEAAARIGARLVAMGEDDYPTLLQAADSAPPLIAIRGRAAILSRPAIAIVGSRNASAAGLGFTERLARGLGEAGLVVVSGLARGIDARAHKAALVSGTVAVLAGGHDRIYPANHEALVEAILASGGVVLAEMPMGWEPRGRDFPRRNRIISGLAYGTIVVEAARRSGSLITARFALEQGREVFAVPGSPLDPRAEGTNDLIRQGATLVSDVEHVLSAIAPLIGRGDFEQGTGRLALDRPDLADAPIFWDELDGIGGAAPDPEEELEPEPPEPADDRARLIAYLSPTPIGTDDLARAAGLSVRIVQTTLLELELDGRIERNGSGAVSLVG from the coding sequence ATGCAACTCAACCCCGCCCAGCGCCTCGACTGGCTCCGGCTGATCCGCACCGACGGCGTCGGCCCGCGCACCTTCCGCACCCTGATCAACCGGTTCGGCGGTGCCGGCCCGGCCCTGGAGGCCCTGCCGGGCATCACGGGGCGCGGAGCCAGGCGCGTCGTGCCGATCACGCGGGCGCAGGCGGAAGCCGAAATGGAGGCGGCGGCCCGGATCGGCGCCCGCCTCGTGGCGATGGGCGAGGACGATTACCCGACGCTGCTCCAGGCGGCCGATTCGGCGCCGCCCCTCATCGCGATCCGGGGACGGGCGGCGATCCTGTCCCGGCCGGCCATCGCCATCGTCGGGTCGCGCAACGCCTCCGCCGCCGGCCTCGGCTTCACCGAGAGGCTGGCGCGCGGCCTCGGGGAGGCGGGGCTCGTGGTCGTCTCGGGCCTCGCGCGCGGCATCGATGCCCGCGCCCACAAGGCGGCGCTGGTCTCGGGCACGGTGGCGGTGCTCGCCGGCGGCCACGACCGGATCTACCCGGCCAACCACGAGGCGCTGGTGGAGGCCATTCTCGCATCCGGCGGCGTGGTCCTGGCCGAGATGCCGATGGGCTGGGAGCCGCGCGGCCGGGACTTTCCCCGCCGCAACCGCATCATCTCGGGCCTCGCCTACGGCACCATCGTGGTGGAAGCCGCCCGCCGATCGGGCTCGCTCATCACCGCGCGCTTTGCCCTCGAACAGGGCAGGGAGGTCTTCGCCGTACCGGGATCGCCCCTCGACCCGCGCGCCGAGGGCACCAACGACCTCATCCGCCAGGGCGCCACCCTGGTCTCGGACGTGGAGCACGTCCTCTCCGCCATCGCGCCGCTGATCGGGCGGGGTGATTTCGAGCAGGGAACCGGGCGGCTCGCCCTCGACCGGCCCGACCTCGCCGACGCGCCGATCTTCTGGGACGAACTCGACGGGATCGGCGGAGCGGCACCCGACCCGGAGGAAGAGCTGGAGCCGGAGCCGCCGGAGCCCGCCGACGACCGCGCCCGCCTCATCGCCTATCTCAGCCCGACCCCGATCGGCACCGACGACCTCGCCCGCGCGGCGGGCCTCAGCGTGCGCATCGTCCAGACCACGCTGCTGGAACTCGAACTCGACGGCCGGATCGAGCGGAATGGCAGCGGGGCGGTGTCGCTGGTGGGGTAG
- the plsY gene encoding glycerol-3-phosphate 1-O-acyltransferase PlsY — MTPLLEAGWPVLLASLVGGYLAGSIPFGLIFTRLAGLGDVRAIGSGNIGATNVLRTGRKGLAAATLLGDALKGTLAVLVAARFGEGAALAAGLGAFLGHLFPVWLGFKGGKGVATFLGVLLAFSPIGLAAFAAIWLGLAFTLKYSSLAALAASAATPIVLWAAGHPAVALLFLVLALLLWWKHAPNIRRLLDGSEGRIGQKG; from the coding sequence GTGACTCCTCTTCTCGAGGCCGGCTGGCCGGTCCTGCTCGCGAGTCTCGTCGGCGGCTACCTCGCCGGCTCGATCCCGTTCGGCCTGATCTTCACGCGTTTGGCCGGCCTCGGCGACGTCCGCGCCATCGGCTCGGGCAATATCGGCGCGACCAACGTGCTGCGCACCGGCCGCAAGGGGCTCGCCGCCGCGACCCTGCTCGGCGATGCCCTGAAGGGCACGCTCGCTGTGCTGGTGGCCGCCCGTTTCGGCGAGGGGGCGGCCCTGGCGGCGGGGCTCGGTGCCTTCCTCGGTCATCTCTTCCCGGTCTGGCTCGGGTTCAAGGGCGGCAAGGGCGTCGCCACCTTCCTCGGCGTGCTCCTCGCCTTCAGCCCCATCGGGCTCGCCGCCTTCGCGGCGATCTGGCTCGGCCTTGCCTTCACCCTGAAATACTCGTCGCTGGCGGCGCTCGCCGCCTCGGCCGCGACACCCATCGTCCTGTGGGCGGCGGGACATCCTGCGGTTGCATTGCTGTTCCTCGTGCTCGCGCTGCTGCTATGGTGGAAGCACGCCCCCAACATCCGCCGGCTTCTCGACGGCTCAGAGGGGCGGATCGGGCAGAAGGGCTGA
- a CDS encoding dihydroorotase: protein MTGHVLLTHASLCDPATGREGPGHILVRDGRIADIAWGAAPGAPEGADVIECGGHVLAPGLIDLRAFVGEPGAEHRETLASASAAAAAGGVTTLVCMPDTNPVIDGPAIVDFVLRRARDTACVNVLPAAAITKGLAGQEMTEFGLLQEAGAVAFTDGLKAVRNAQVMRRALTYARDFGALLMQHVEEPDLVGEGVMNEGEMASRLGLVGIPREAETVMLERDIRLVRLTGGRYHAAMISCADSVEIVRRAKHDGLPVTCGASVNNLVLNEGDIGHYRTFCRLSPPLRHETDRLALVEALNEGVIDAIVSDHNPQDVETKRLPFAEAADGALGIETLLAAALRLVHTGDVALPRLLEALTVTPAAILRRETGRLAVGAPADLVLIDPDLPYVLDKRTLKSRSKNSPFDEARLQGAALITLVGGKVVFRAAQGAAA, encoded by the coding sequence ATGACCGGACACGTCCTCCTCACCCATGCCAGCCTCTGCGACCCGGCCACCGGCCGCGAAGGGCCGGGCCATATCCTCGTGCGCGACGGCCGCATCGCCGACATCGCCTGGGGCGCCGCGCCCGGCGCCCCCGAGGGCGCCGACGTCATCGAGTGCGGCGGCCATGTCCTCGCCCCCGGCCTGATCGACCTGCGCGCTTTCGTCGGCGAGCCCGGCGCGGAGCATCGCGAGACCCTGGCCTCCGCGAGCGCGGCGGCGGCCGCCGGCGGTGTCACCACGCTGGTCTGCATGCCCGACACCAACCCGGTCATCGACGGGCCGGCCATCGTCGATTTCGTGCTGCGCCGCGCCCGCGACACGGCCTGCGTCAACGTCCTGCCCGCCGCCGCCATCACCAAGGGGCTCGCCGGCCAGGAGATGACCGAGTTCGGCCTGCTGCAGGAGGCGGGTGCCGTCGCCTTCACCGATGGGCTGAAGGCGGTGCGGAACGCCCAGGTGATGCGCCGCGCGCTCACCTATGCCCGCGATTTCGGCGCCCTGCTGATGCAGCACGTGGAGGAGCCCGACCTCGTCGGCGAGGGCGTGATGAACGAGGGCGAGATGGCCTCGCGCCTCGGCCTCGTCGGGATTCCGCGGGAGGCCGAGACGGTGATGCTGGAGCGCGACATCCGCCTCGTCCGCCTCACCGGCGGCCGCTACCACGCCGCCATGATCTCATGCGCCGATTCGGTGGAGATCGTGCGGCGGGCGAAACACGACGGCCTGCCCGTGACCTGCGGCGCCTCGGTGAACAACCTCGTCCTCAACGAGGGCGACATCGGACATTATCGCACCTTCTGCCGGCTCTCGCCGCCGCTGCGTCACGAGACCGACCGCCTCGCCCTGGTGGAGGCCCTGAACGAGGGCGTGATCGACGCGATCGTCTCCGACCACAACCCGCAGGACGTCGAGACCAAGCGCCTGCCCTTCGCCGAGGCCGCCGACGGGGCGCTCGGGATCGAGACCCTGCTCGCGGCCGCCCTGCGCCTCGTCCATACCGGCGATGTGGCGCTGCCGCGCCTGCTCGAGGCCCTCACCGTCACTCCGGCGGCGATTCTCCGGCGCGAGACCGGACGTCTCGCCGTCGGCGCACCCGCCGATCTCGTGCTGATCGATCCCGACCTGCCCTACGTGCTCGACAAGCGGACCCTGAAGTCGCGCTCCAAGAACTCGCCCTTCGACGAGGCGCGGCTGCAGGGCGCGGCCCTGATCACCCTGGTCGGCGGCAAGGTCGTCTTCCGGGCGGCGCAGGGGGCGGCGGCGTGA
- a CDS encoding aspartate carbamoyltransferase catalytic subunit → MTVASPSFPHRHLLGIEGLSRPDIEALLDRAEDAVALSRQVEKKRTTLRGRTQINLFFEPSTRTQSSFELAGKRLGADVMNMSVASSSVKKGETLIDTAATLNAMRPDIIVVRHHSAGAVHLLARKVDCAVVNAGDGAHEHPTQALLDALTIRRNKGRIEGLRVAICGDVLHSRVARSNIILLQAMGARVRVIGPSTLLPTGIERFGVEVFTDMRKGLEGCDIVMMLRLQRERMNGSFVPSVKEYFRYFGLDAEKLALANPGALVMHPGPMNRGVEISSEIADGAQSLIREQVEMGVAVRMAVLEALAIHLPNA, encoded by the coding sequence ATGACCGTCGCATCCCCATCCTTTCCCCATCGCCATCTGCTCGGCATCGAGGGGTTGTCGCGCCCCGATATCGAGGCTCTCCTCGACCGGGCCGAGGATGCCGTCGCGCTTTCCCGACAGGTGGAGAAGAAGCGCACCACCCTGCGCGGCCGCACCCAGATCAACCTGTTCTTCGAGCCCTCGACGCGGACGCAGAGCTCGTTCGAGCTGGCGGGCAAGCGCCTCGGCGCCGACGTGATGAACATGTCGGTGGCCTCCTCCTCGGTGAAGAAGGGCGAGACCCTCATCGACACGGCGGCGACGCTCAATGCCATGCGGCCCGACATCATCGTCGTGCGCCACCACTCGGCCGGCGCCGTCCATCTCCTGGCCCGCAAGGTCGATTGCGCCGTGGTCAATGCCGGTGACGGCGCCCACGAGCATCCGACCCAGGCCCTCCTCGACGCGCTCACCATCCGCCGCAACAAGGGCCGGATCGAGGGTCTGCGGGTCGCGATCTGCGGCGACGTCCTGCATTCCCGCGTCGCCCGCTCCAACATCATCCTGCTTCAGGCGATGGGCGCCCGCGTGCGCGTCATCGGCCCCTCGACGCTGCTGCCCACCGGGATCGAGCGGTTCGGCGTCGAGGTCTTCACCGACATGCGCAAGGGCCTCGAGGGCTGCGACATCGTGATGATGCTGCGGCTCCAGCGCGAGCGCATGAACGGCTCCTTCGTGCCCTCGGTGAAGGAATATTTCCGCTATTTCGGCCTCGACGCCGAGAAGCTGGCACTCGCCAATCCCGGCGCCCTAGTGATGCATCCGGGGCCGATGAACCGGGGCGTCGAGATCTCGTCCGAGATCGCCGACGGGGCGCAATCCCTCATCCGCGAGCAGGTGGAGATGGGTGTCGCCGTGCGCATGGCGGTGCTCGAAGCCCTCGCGATCCATCTGCCCAACGCGTGA
- a CDS encoding cytochrome b/b6 domain-containing protein encodes MAASTTRRSQERIETVRRRWFFRHPLVIRAAHWINLACLCVLLMSGLQIFNAHPALYWGSASTFDAPLLAITNDETAEGRPRGIVAIGGRTFDTTGWLGLSTAQGQAAGRAFPAWITLPANQDLATGRRWHFLFAWAFVINGLIYLVYGIESGQLRRRIIPEGSQIRGLGASIREHLTLKFPRGEEAKRYNVLQKLTYFVVIVVLLPLMLLTGLAMSPGFNAVLPLPALFGGRQSARSVHFVVMNLLVLFTLVHVVLVLVSGVWNNLRGMVTGWFVIETTKTRTYDPGSIR; translated from the coding sequence TTGGCAGCCAGCACGACGAGACGATCACAGGAGCGGATCGAGACGGTCCGCCGCCGCTGGTTCTTCCGCCACCCGCTGGTGATCCGGGCGGCGCATTGGATCAACCTCGCCTGCCTCTGCGTCCTGCTCATGAGCGGGCTGCAGATCTTCAACGCCCATCCCGCCCTGTACTGGGGTTCGGCCTCGACCTTCGATGCCCCGCTTCTCGCCATCACCAACGACGAGACGGCGGAGGGAAGGCCGCGGGGAATCGTCGCGATCGGCGGCCGGACATTCGACACGACCGGCTGGCTCGGCCTCTCCACCGCGCAGGGCCAGGCGGCCGGCCGGGCCTTCCCCGCCTGGATCACCCTGCCGGCGAACCAGGACCTCGCCACTGGGCGCCGCTGGCACTTCCTGTTCGCCTGGGCCTTCGTCATCAACGGGCTGATCTATCTCGTCTACGGGATCGAGAGCGGCCAGCTGCGTCGCCGGATCATCCCCGAGGGAAGCCAGATCAGGGGGCTCGGCGCCTCCATCCGCGAGCACCTGACGCTGAAATTTCCGCGCGGCGAGGAGGCCAAGCGCTACAACGTCTTGCAGAAACTGACCTATTTCGTCGTCATCGTCGTCCTGCTGCCGCTGATGCTGCTCACCGGCCTCGCCATGTCGCCGGGGTTCAACGCCGTGCTGCCCCTGCCCGCCTTGTTCGGCGGCCGGCAATCGGCGCGCAGTGTCCATTTCGTCGTGATGAACCTGCTCGTGCTGTTCACCCTCGTCCACGTCGTGCTCGTGCTGGTCTCGGGCGTCTGGAACAACCTGCGCGGCATGGTCACCGGCTGGTTCGTGATCGAGACTACCAAGACCAGGACCTACGATCCGGGGAGCATCCGATGA
- a CDS encoding molybdopterin-binding protein, translating into MRRSPNRRGILTGAAGLLGAAFLGGCDRIATTDWGRRTLKLGEDANLFVQRLLLTPTSLAHEFSEADISPWFKPNGTIDPQDKSYKALAKDGFTSFRLTIDGHVEQPQELSLAELRALPARTQITRHDCVEGWSAIGKWTGVPLAALLTSARLKPNARYVVFHCADTMEMAGGGLEGGEEADAESGEDGQGGRPIRYYESIDLADAFHPQTIVAYDMNGKALPVSNGAPLRLRIERQLGYKQAKYVMRIEVVDSLSGIGDGQGGYWEDRGYEWYAGI; encoded by the coding sequence ATGAGGCGCAGTCCGAACCGTCGCGGAATCCTGACCGGCGCGGCCGGCCTGCTGGGAGCCGCCTTCCTCGGCGGCTGCGACCGCATCGCGACCACCGATTGGGGCCGGCGCACGCTGAAGCTCGGCGAGGACGCCAACCTGTTCGTCCAGCGCCTGCTGCTGACGCCGACCTCGCTGGCCCATGAATTCTCCGAGGCCGACATCTCGCCCTGGTTCAAGCCGAACGGCACGATCGACCCGCAGGACAAGAGCTACAAGGCGCTGGCGAAGGACGGCTTCACGAGCTTCAGACTGACGATCGACGGCCACGTCGAGCAGCCGCAGGAACTCTCCCTCGCCGAGTTGCGCGCCCTGCCCGCGCGGACCCAGATCACCCGCCACGATTGCGTCGAGGGATGGAGCGCCATCGGCAAATGGACGGGCGTGCCTCTCGCCGCCCTCCTCACCAGCGCGAGGCTGAAGCCGAATGCGCGCTACGTCGTGTTCCACTGCGCCGATACGATGGAGATGGCCGGCGGCGGCCTCGAAGGCGGCGAGGAGGCGGATGCCGAATCCGGCGAGGACGGCCAGGGCGGCCGGCCGATCCGATATTACGAGAGCATCGACCTCGCTGACGCCTTCCACCCGCAGACGATCGTCGCCTACGACATGAACGGCAAGGCCCTGCCCGTCTCGAACGGCGCCCCCCTGCGCCTGCGGATCGAGCGCCAGCTCGGCTACAAGCAGGCCAAATACGTGATGCGGATCGAGGTGGTCGACAGCCTGTCCGGGATCGGCGACGGCCAGGGCGGCTACTGGGAGGATCGCGGCTACGAATGGTATGCGGGGATCTGA
- the topA gene encoding type I DNA topoisomerase, with the protein MKVVVVESPAKAKTINKYLGRDYEVLASFGHIRDLPAKDGSVDPEADFRMLWELDDRGSKRVSEIVRALKGADGLILATDPDREGEAISWHVVEALNARKAIKGMPIERVTFNAITKSAVDTAMRNPRQIDQALVDAYLARRALDYLVGFNLSPVLWRKLPGARSAGRVQSVALRLVCEREREIETFKPREYWSLVATLVTQDGAVFEARLVGADGKRIQRLDVGTGEEAAAFKRDLELATFQVGSVEAKPAKRHPAPPFTTSTLQQEASRKLGLAPAQTMRAAQKLYEGVEIGGETVGLITYMRTDGVDMAPEAIADARRVIGKEYGERYLPAAPRRYSAKAKNAQEAHEAVRPTDMSRLPKSVARYVDAEQAKLYDLIWTRTVASQMESAELERTTVDIVASVGPRRIELRATGQVVKFDGFLTLYQEGKDDEEDEDGKRLPPMKAGDALKRERIVSTQHFTEPPPRYSEASLVKRMEELGIGRPSTYAAVLQTLRDREYVKIEKKRLVAEDKGRLVTGFLESFFKRYVEYDFTADLETQLDRVSNAEIDWREVLRDFWRDFSAAIAGTKELRVTEVLDALNDLLGAHIFPEKADGSNPRTCPTCGSGQLSLKLGKFGAFVGCSNYPECKYTRQLAASGVEGDGDGSSENGGQPGTRVLGTDPVSGMAVSLRDGRFGPFVQLGEASTDKEAPKPKRSSLPKGLSPSAVDLEKALRLLALPREVAKHPESGEPILANLGRFGPYVQHGKMYANLGRDDDVLEIGANRAIDLIVAKEQGGGRRGPASDPGRSLGAHPETGKAIVVKSGKYGPYVTDGTTNATLPKTLAAEDIALPQALELIAAREASGGGAKKRAPARKTATGKTATGKTATKSAAKAGTAKTAATKTAATKAPAKKAAAAKSPASKTTAAKASTAKPAAKAATRKKA; encoded by the coding sequence ATGAAAGTCGTCGTCGTCGAGTCGCCGGCCAAGGCCAAGACGATCAACAAGTATCTCGGCCGCGACTACGAGGTGCTCGCCTCGTTCGGCCATATCCGCGACCTTCCGGCCAAGGACGGTTCCGTCGACCCGGAAGCGGATTTCCGCATGCTGTGGGAGCTCGACGACCGCGGCTCGAAGCGCGTCTCGGAGATCGTCAGGGCGCTGAAGGGCGCCGATGGCCTGATCCTCGCCACCGATCCGGATCGCGAGGGCGAGGCCATCTCGTGGCACGTGGTCGAGGCGCTGAACGCCCGCAAGGCGATCAAGGGCATGCCAATCGAGCGCGTGACCTTCAACGCCATCACCAAATCGGCGGTGGACACCGCCATGCGCAACCCGCGCCAGATCGACCAGGCCCTGGTCGACGCCTATCTCGCGCGCCGGGCGCTGGATTACCTCGTCGGCTTCAACCTCTCGCCGGTCCTGTGGCGCAAGCTGCCGGGCGCCCGCTCGGCCGGCCGCGTCCAGTCCGTGGCGCTCCGCCTCGTCTGCGAGCGCGAACGCGAGATCGAGACGTTCAAGCCGCGCGAATACTGGTCCCTGGTGGCGACCCTGGTGACCCAGGACGGCGCCGTGTTCGAGGCCCGCCTCGTGGGCGCCGACGGGAAGCGCATCCAGCGCCTCGATGTCGGCACCGGCGAGGAGGCGGCCGCGTTCAAGCGCGACCTCGAACTCGCGACGTTCCAGGTTGGCAGCGTCGAGGCGAAGCCCGCCAAGCGCCATCCCGCCCCGCCCTTCACCACCTCCACCCTGCAGCAGGAGGCCTCGCGCAAGCTCGGCCTCGCCCCGGCGCAGACCATGCGGGCGGCGCAGAAGCTCTATGAGGGCGTCGAGATCGGCGGCGAGACCGTGGGTCTCATCACCTACATGCGAACCGACGGCGTCGACATGGCGCCGGAGGCCATCGCCGATGCGCGCCGCGTCATCGGCAAGGAATACGGCGAGCGCTACCTCCCCGCCGCGCCGCGCCGCTACAGCGCCAAGGCCAAGAACGCGCAGGAGGCTCACGAGGCCGTCCGCCCGACCGACATGAGCCGGCTACCGAAATCCGTAGCCCGCTATGTGGATGCCGAACAGGCCAAGCTCTACGACCTAATCTGGACCCGCACGGTGGCGAGCCAGATGGAATCGGCCGAGCTCGAACGCACCACCGTGGACATCGTCGCCTCCGTCGGCCCGCGCAGGATCGAGCTGCGCGCCACCGGCCAGGTGGTGAAGTTCGACGGCTTCCTCACCCTCTACCAGGAGGGCAAGGACGACGAGGAGGACGAGGACGGCAAGCGCCTGCCGCCGATGAAGGCCGGCGACGCGCTGAAGCGCGAGCGCATCGTCTCGACCCAGCACTTCACCGAGCCGCCGCCGCGCTATTCCGAGGCCAGCCTCGTCAAGCGGATGGAGGAGCTCGGCATCGGCCGGCCCTCAACCTACGCCGCCGTGCTGCAGACGCTGCGCGACCGCGAATATGTGAAGATCGAGAAGAAGCGGCTGGTGGCCGAGGACAAGGGCCGCCTCGTCACCGGCTTCCTCGAGAGCTTCTTCAAGCGCTACGTCGAGTACGATTTCACCGCCGATCTCGAAACCCAGCTCGACCGGGTCTCGAATGCCGAGATCGACTGGCGCGAGGTGCTGCGCGATTTCTGGCGGGACTTCTCGGCCGCCATCGCCGGCACCAAGGAACTGCGTGTCACCGAGGTACTCGATGCGCTGAACGACCTCCTCGGGGCGCATATCTTCCCCGAGAAGGCGGACGGCTCGAACCCGCGCACCTGCCCGACCTGCGGCTCCGGCCAGCTCTCGCTCAAGCTCGGCAAGTTCGGCGCCTTCGTCGGCTGCTCGAACTACCCCGAGTGCAAGTACACCCGCCAGCTCGCCGCCTCCGGCGTCGAGGGCGACGGCGACGGCTCGTCCGAGAACGGAGGCCAGCCCGGCACCCGCGTGCTCGGCACCGATCCGGTCTCGGGCATGGCCGTGAGCCTGCGCGACGGACGCTTCGGCCCGTTCGTGCAGCTCGGCGAGGCCTCCACCGACAAGGAGGCCCCGAAGCCCAAGCGCTCGTCGTTGCCGAAGGGGCTCAGCCCCTCCGCGGTCGATCTGGAGAAGGCCCTGCGCCTGCTCGCCCTCCCCCGTGAGGTGGCGAAGCATCCCGAGAGCGGCGAGCCGATCCTGGCCAATCTCGGCCGGTTCGGACCCTACGTGCAGCACGGGAAGATGTACGCCAATCTCGGCCGCGACGACGACGTGCTGGAGATCGGCGCCAACCGCGCCATCGACCTCATCGTCGCCAAGGAGCAGGGCGGCGGACGGCGTGGACCCGCCTCCGACCCCGGCCGCTCGCTCGGCGCGCACCCCGAGACGGGCAAGGCCATCGTGGTGAAGTCGGGCAAGTACGGCCCCTACGTCACCGACGGCACCACCAACGCGACGCTGCCCAAGACCCTGGCCGCCGAGGACATCGCCCTGCCCCAGGCGCTCGAACTGATCGCGGCGCGCGAAGCCTCGGGAGGCGGCGCCAAGAAGCGCGCGCCGGCCCGCAAGACCGCGACGGGCAAGACCGCGACAGGCAAGACCGCGACGAAGAGTGCGGCGAAGGCCGGGACCGCCAAGACGGCGGCGACCAAGACGGCGGCGACCAAGGCGCCCGCGAAAAAGGCGGCCGCCGCCAAGAGCCCGGCCTCGAAGACGACGGCGGCGAAAGCGAGCACCGCCAAGCCTGCGGCCAAGGCGGCCACGCGCAAGAAGGCCTGA
- a CDS encoding HAMP domain-containing sensor histidine kinase, translating to MRSLKVRFALLLGGAALLVVLAAIGVLGSIGAAERTIDRTLAAQGRLEMLVELSGRMTQYGLAALEAVSNPEAQPEGLALARANVDRALVAVDEALGKSIAVSDDPLDRMQYAARTRPLAQLRSARAILDRQVSQVLRQSEEDQRRNSIRGALNGFGAMTGQPLSFLIEVERRSMIAGSDEARHLSSTLRIASVAAVILALALVFVLYRAVTRPTLARIEAVRQAAGAVGRGELDTRLSVATRDELGLLVANFNRMAARLARREGRLAADRAALEDTVEARTTDLRGANERLEAVDRSRRRFFADVSHELRTPLTVILGECDIAARSAGRTGVDYAPVFATIRKRALRLQRRVEDLLRVARSESGQIELDRRATGAIAILTDAVDSAASEAARRRVTLTLEPARHDVTLLADREWLRQVVESLIDNALRHATGLTRVVVALAVDEARSAAITVTDDGAGFPEAGADLFERFRREGHSGESGFGIGLALARWVTERHDGTIGLGAGEDGKGARVTLVLPVLDLDSGDREDTKRKEGVA from the coding sequence ATGCGCTCTCTGAAGGTCAGGTTCGCGCTGTTGCTCGGCGGCGCCGCGCTTCTGGTCGTCCTGGCGGCGATCGGGGTGCTGGGCTCCATCGGCGCCGCCGAACGCACCATCGACCGGACGCTGGCGGCGCAGGGCCGGCTCGAAATGCTGGTGGAGCTCTCCGGCCGCATGACCCAGTACGGGCTCGCGGCATTGGAGGCGGTGAGCAATCCGGAAGCGCAGCCGGAAGGCCTCGCCCTCGCCCGCGCCAATGTCGACCGGGCGCTGGTCGCCGTCGACGAGGCCCTAGGCAAGAGCATCGCCGTCAGCGACGATCCCCTCGACCGGATGCAATATGCGGCGCGCACGCGCCCCCTCGCCCAGCTCCGCTCGGCCCGCGCCATCCTCGACCGGCAGGTCTCCCAGGTCCTGCGTCAATCGGAGGAGGACCAGCGGCGCAACTCCATCCGCGGGGCGCTGAACGGGTTCGGCGCCATGACCGGCCAGCCGCTCTCGTTCCTGATCGAGGTCGAGCGCCGCTCGATGATCGCGGGCTCGGACGAGGCCCGCCACCTGTCCTCGACCCTGCGGATCGCATCGGTCGCCGCCGTCATCCTGGCGCTGGCCCTGGTCTTCGTCCTGTACCGGGCGGTGACCCGGCCGACCCTGGCGCGGATCGAGGCGGTGCGCCAAGCGGCGGGGGCGGTCGGGCGCGGCGAGCTCGACACCAGGCTCTCGGTGGCGACCCGCGACGAGCTCGGCCTGCTGGTCGCCAACTTCAACCGCATGGCCGCGCGGCTCGCCCGGCGCGAGGGGCGTCTCGCCGCCGACCGCGCCGCCCTCGAGGATACGGTGGAGGCGAGGACCACCGACCTGCGCGGCGCCAACGAGCGCCTGGAGGCGGTGGACCGCTCGCGCAGGCGCTTCTTCGCCGATGTCAGCCACGAGCTGCGCACGCCGCTCACGGTCATCCTCGGCGAATGCGACATCGCCGCCCGCTCGGCCGGGCGGACGGGAGTCGATTACGCACCGGTCTTCGCCACGATCCGCAAGCGGGCGCTCCGCCTGCAGCGCCGGGTGGAGGACCTTCTGCGGGTCGCCCGTTCCGAATCCGGCCAGATCGAGCTCGACCGCCGCGCCACCGGCGCCATCGCCATCCTCACCGATGCGGTGGACAGCGCCGCCTCTGAGGCGGCGCGCCGGCGCGTGACCCTGACCCTCGAACCGGCCCGGCACGACGTCACGCTCCTGGCCGACCGGGAATGGCTGCGGCAGGTGGTGGAGAGCCTCATCGACAACGCCCTGCGGCACGCGACCGGGCTGACGCGGGTGGTCGTGGCCCTCGCCGTCGACGAGGCGCGTTCGGCCGCGATCACGGTGACGGATGACGGCGCCGGCTTCCCGGAGGCCGGCGCGGACCTGTTCGAACGCTTCCGGAGGGAGGGCCATTCGGGGGAATCCGGCTTTGGCATCGGCCTGGCACTGGCGCGCTGGGTGACGGAGCGCCATGATGGAACCATCGGCCTCGGTGCGGGCGAGGACGGCAAGGGTGCGCGCGTGACGCTCGTCCTGCCGGTGCTCGACCTCGATTCCGGGGATCGAGAGGACACCAAGCGGAAGGAAGGCGTCGCATGA